A DNA window from Streptomyces sp. CA-278952 contains the following coding sequences:
- a CDS encoding zinc-binding dehydrogenase: protein MFAAYAARIDPDQPLDGLELGDRPAPEARPGWTTVTVRAASLNHHDLWSLRGVGLSQDRLPMILGCDAAGVDPDGNEVVLHSVIGQSGHGVGPKEPRSILTERYQGTFAEQVTVPTWNVLPKPKELSFAEAACLPTAWLTAYRMLFTNAGVRPGDSVLVQGAGGGVATAAIVLGKAAGLRVFATSRDKAKRERAVELGALEAYEPGVRLPQRVDAVIETVGAATWSHSVKSLRPGGTLVISGATSGDRPAHAELTRIFFLELKVVGSTMGSKDELEDLLAFCATTGVRPVIDEVLPLDRAREGFRRLESGDLFGKIVLTPGS from the coding sequence ATGTTCGCCGCCTACGCAGCCCGCATCGATCCCGACCAGCCCCTCGACGGCCTGGAGCTGGGGGACCGCCCGGCCCCCGAGGCGCGTCCCGGGTGGACCACCGTCACCGTCCGGGCCGCCTCCCTCAACCACCACGACCTCTGGTCCCTGCGGGGCGTGGGCCTCTCGCAGGACCGGCTGCCGATGATCCTCGGCTGCGACGCGGCCGGCGTCGACCCGGACGGCAACGAGGTCGTCCTGCACTCCGTCATCGGGCAGTCGGGGCACGGCGTCGGGCCGAAGGAGCCGCGCTCCATCCTCACCGAGCGCTACCAGGGCACCTTCGCCGAGCAGGTCACCGTCCCCACCTGGAACGTCCTGCCCAAGCCGAAGGAGCTCAGCTTCGCGGAGGCCGCCTGCCTGCCGACCGCCTGGCTCACCGCGTACCGGATGCTGTTCACCAACGCCGGGGTACGGCCCGGCGATTCCGTGCTCGTCCAGGGCGCCGGCGGCGGGGTCGCCACCGCCGCGATCGTGCTCGGCAAGGCCGCCGGGCTGCGGGTCTTCGCCACCAGCCGGGACAAGGCCAAACGTGAGCGGGCGGTCGAACTCGGGGCGCTGGAGGCGTACGAGCCCGGCGTCCGGCTGCCGCAGCGGGTGGACGCCGTCATCGAGACCGTGGGGGCCGCCACCTGGTCCCACTCCGTGAAGTCGCTGCGCCCGGGCGGCACCCTCGTCATCTCCGGGGCCACCAGCGGAGACCGGCCCGCCCACGCCGAGCTGACCCGGATCTTCTTCCTGGAACTGAAGGTCGTCGGCTCCACCATGGGTTCCAAGGACGAGCTGGAGGACCTGCTCGCGTTCTGCGCGACCACCGGGGTGCGCCCGGTCATCGACGAGGTGCTGCCGCTGGACCGGGCCAGGGAGGGCTTCCGGCGGCTGGAGTCGGGCGACCTGTTCGGGAAGATCGTGCTCACCCCGGGCTCCTAG